From a region of the Mauremys mutica isolate MM-2020 ecotype Southern chromosome 12, ASM2049712v1, whole genome shotgun sequence genome:
- the LOC123345532 gene encoding zinc finger protein RFP-like encodes MAAENPMESLQKEATCPVCLEYFTEPVILECGHNFCRACVSQCWEGSDTAASCPQCRQTVQQRNLRPNRQLANMVEIAKRLSLQAAKGSGGDGVCEEHQEALKLFCEEDQTPICVLCRESRAHRSHTVVPIQEAAQEYKPKIQTQLKTLRKEQEKLLGLKVTGEGESQEYLKQTQTERQKVVSEFQQLRQFLEEQERLLLAQLKKLDEEIVRIQNENVSKLSKQISHLSELISELEEKCQKPVSEFLQNVRSTLSRCKKRKLQQPEEISPELEEQVSGFSQKTIALLEALRKFKDTLPSALERKRGEPLGAHRQVNVTLDPDTAHPNLVLSEDRKSVRWGDTWQRLPNNPERFDPWTCVLGCEGFTSGRHCWKVEVGAGRYWAVGVARESVGRKGEISLSPEGGIWAVERWGDQFRALTSPETPLPLSRFPSRMRVCLDCDRGQVTFIDARDEAPIFTFPPGSVPGGRIRPWLWVGGSRLRLCP; translated from the exons atggctgcagagaaccccatGGAAAGTCTCCAGAAGGAAgcgacatgtcccgtctgtctggagtatttcacagagCCTGTCATcctggagtgtgggcacaatttctgccgagcctgcgtcagccagtgctgggagggatccgatacagctgcctcctgccctcagtgcagacaaactgtgcaacagagaaacctccggcccaacaggcagctggcaaacatGGTAGAAATCGCCAAGCgactgagtttacaggcagcaaagggaagcggaggggacggggtgtgtgaggaacaccaggaggctctgaaactgttctgtgaagaagatcaaacccccatctgtgtgctCTGCAGAGAGTCCCGGGCTCACCGCTctcacacggtggttcccatccaggaggctgcccaggagtacaag CCAAAAATCCAGACCCAATTGAAGACTCTGAGGAAAGAGcaagaaaagctgctgggattgaaagtgaCCGGAGAGGGGGAAAGTCAggagtatctg aaacaaacacaaaccgagaggcagaaggttgtgtctgaatttcagcaactgcggcagttcctggaggaacaagagcgactcctgctggcccagctgaagAAGCTGGACgaggagattgtgaggatccagaatgaaaatgtcagtaaactctccaagcagatttcccatctcagtgagctgatcagtgagctggaggagaagtgtcagaagccagtgagtgaattcctgcag AATGTCAgaagcaccttgagcag GTGTAAGAAGAGGAAGttgcagcagccagaggagatttctcctgaactggaagaacaagtcagtggtttctcccagaaaactaTTGCGCTACTGGAGGCTctgaggaagttcaaag acactctgccgtctgcactggagagaaaaagagggGAACCACTCGGAGCGcacagacagg tgaatgtgactctggatccagacacggctcatcccaacctcgtcctgtctgaggatcggaaaagtgtgagatggggagacacatGGCAGcgactgcccaacaaccctgagagatttgacccttggacctgtgtgctgggctgtgagggattcacctcggggagacattgctggaaggtggaggtgggggctgggcgatactgggctgtgggggtggccagagagtctgtggggaggaagggagagatcagcctcagccctgagggggggatctgggctgtggaacGATGGGGGGATCAGttccgggctctcacctcccctgagacccccctgcccctgagccggttCCCCAGCAGGAtgcgggtttgtctggactgtgaccgggggcaggtgacatttatcgatgctcgtgacgaggccccgatcttcactttcccgcctgGCTCCGTCCCAGGggggagaatccgaccctggctctgggtggggggatccCGGCTCAGACTGTGTCCCTAA